One segment of Candidatus Zixiibacteriota bacterium DNA contains the following:
- a CDS encoding DUF2829 domain-containing protein — translation MRDFGWALARLKEGDCVRRDWWDKWVVLNPGFSCVVPENPKCGKAFKVMAEQFTKESVTTPSFDLFSLDGTIEPGWTPTAEDMLCTEWENAPW, via the coding sequence ATGCGAGATTTCGGGTGGGCTTTAGCGAGGTTGAAGGAAGGAGATTGTGTTCGCCGTGATTGGTGGGATAAATGGGTTGTGTTAAATCCTGGTTTCAGTTGCGTCGTTCCTGAAAACCCTAAATGTGGTAAAGCATTTAAAGTTATGGCTGAACAATTCACTAAAGAATCTGTCACAACTCCTTCGTTTGATCTATTTAGTTTAGATGGTACTATCGAACCAGGGTGGACACCAACAGCAGAAGATATGTTGTGTACTGAGTGGGAGAACGCACCATGGTAG